From the genome of Longimicrobiales bacterium, one region includes:
- a CDS encoding calcium/sodium antiporter, giving the protein MVFDVALLTLGVGVLYFGAEWLVRGSARLAATLGVSPIVVGLTVVSFGTSAPELVVCIVAALGGNPDLAIGNVMGSNLANIGLILGLTAIVRPLEVKSRIVWREMPIMLLVTAALFPLLWDLELTRGDGVLLLMALTAYLVSAFRSVEDQAPEVLGEYKNLVKTSAEDRPRVHAPDILWILAGSACLVLGGYCIVEGAVQVASSLGISQVVIGLTVVAVGTSLPELATAVVAAARSETDIAVGNVIGSNIFNVTAILGTAALLEPIRVPASILSRELPVVIAISLLLFPLLRSGWRIRRWEGAILLSAYAAAGVYLL; this is encoded by the coding sequence ATGGTCTTCGATGTCGCCCTGCTCACGCTGGGGGTTGGCGTTCTCTACTTCGGTGCAGAGTGGCTCGTCCGCGGCTCAGCGCGCCTGGCGGCTACGCTTGGTGTGTCGCCGATCGTGGTGGGGCTCACCGTCGTTTCGTTCGGCACGTCCGCGCCCGAACTCGTCGTTTGCATCGTGGCCGCGCTGGGTGGCAACCCCGATCTGGCCATCGGAAACGTCATGGGCTCCAACCTAGCGAACATCGGGCTCATTCTTGGTCTGACCGCGATTGTCAGACCGCTGGAGGTTAAGTCCCGCATCGTGTGGCGTGAGATGCCGATCATGCTGCTCGTGACCGCCGCACTCTTTCCGCTACTGTGGGATCTCGAGCTCACTCGCGGTGATGGCGTGCTTCTGCTGATGGCGCTGACTGCCTACCTCGTATCCGCCTTTCGGTCGGTCGAGGACCAGGCACCGGAGGTTCTCGGTGAGTACAAAAACCTCGTAAAGACCTCGGCCGAAGATCGGCCGAGGGTTCACGCACCGGACATTCTCTGGATTCTGGCGGGATCGGCATGCTTGGTGCTCGGTGGCTACTGCATCGTCGAGGGCGCGGTTCAGGTGGCGTCTTCACTCGGAATCTCTCAGGTCGTAATTGGTCTGACCGTCGTCGCGGTGGGCACGTCACTCCCGGAGCTCGCGACGGCAGTTGTCGCGGCTGCCCGGAGTGAGACGGATATCGCGGTCGGCAACGTTATCGGCTCGAACATCTTCAATGTGACGGCGATCTTGGGAACGGCTGCGCTCCTGGAGCCGATCAGGGTTCCGGCCTCGATTCTCTCTCGGGAACTCCCAGTGGTGATCGCAATCTCCCTGCTGCTTTTTCCACTGCTCAGGAGCGGTTGGCGTATCCGGAGATGGGAGGGAGCGATTCTGTTGTCGGCGTATGCCGCGGCCGGGGTCTACCTCCTTTAG